The Streptomyces venezuelae genomic interval GGCGGTGCGGGTCGGAGTGGGGGCTGCCACGGGTCGTTCCTTTCGGGCAGGTGGTCGGGCAGGGAGGGGTTCTTCGCCGCCGTCCCGGAGGAGCGGGGACGGGATGGGCCCGGGACGACGGCGAAGGCTTGGGGGCCAGGGCGGGCAAGGGCGGTGCGGGCGTCAGCCCTTGAGGCCGCCGGCGGTGAGACCGCCCATGATGTTGCGCTGGAAGACCAGGAAGACGAGGAGGGTCGGCAGCGAGGCGATGGTGAGGGCGGCGATGAGGACGTTCACCGGGACCCCGTTGGAGAGCGAGTAGATGCCCACGTTGAGGGTCTGCTTCGCCGGGTCGGGGAGGGTGAGCATCGGCCAGAGGAAGTCCTTCCAGACACCGACGACAGCGAAGATCGACACCACACCGAGGATCGGCCGGGAGATCGGCAGGACGATCGACCACAGGATCCGTGTCGGGCTCGCGCCGTCCATCGAGGCGGCGTCCAGGAGCTCCCTCGGAATCGAGTCGAAGAACCGCTTCAGCAGGAAGATGTTGAAGGCGTTGGTGACCGACGGCAGCCAGATCGCCCACGGGGTGTTCAGCAGGTTCCGCTCGACGACCGGCACGTCGAGGACGGTGAGGTACTGGGGCACGACCAGGACGGTCGCCGGGATCATCAGAGTGACGAGCATCATCCCGAGGATCGCCTTGCCGAGCACCGGCCGCAGCTTGGAGAGCGAGTAGGCCGCCGCCACGTCGAGTACCAGCTGGAAGGCCAGGGCGCCGAAGGCGTAGTAGAAGGTGTTGAACAGCAGGGAGGACAGGTCCATGACCTCCCAGGCGCGGCTGTAGTTCTCGGGGGTGAAGCTCTCCGGCACCAGCGTCGGCGGGGTCCGGACCACCTCCTGGGTGTCCTTGAACCCGCTGGAGACCAGCCAGTACAGCGGTCCGAGGAACACCAGGGTGAAGCCGCCGGTGACCAGGGCGAAGGCGCTCCAGTACAGCCGCTTGCCGCGGCGCCTGGCGAGCACGGCCGGTGAGATGAGCGTACGTGTGGACATGCTGTTCTCCCGGTCCTACGCGTCCTCGGAGCGGCTGAGTTTCGCGTACGCCGCCGAGAATCCGGCGAGCAGTACGAGCAGGAGCAGGCCGAGGGCCGCCGCGGCGCCGTAGTTGTTGAAGTTGAAGGCGTACTGGTAGATGAGGTACACGACGGTGGTCGTCGACCCTTCGGGTCCGGCGCCGCCGGTGAGCAGGAACGGTTCGACGAAGACCTGCATGGTCGCGATGATCTGCATCAGGAACATCAGCGAGAGGATGAGGCGCGTCTGCGGGATGGTGACGTGCCAGATCCTGCGGAGCAGGCCGGCGCCGTCGAGCTCGGCCGCCTCGTACAGCTCGCCCGGGATTCCCTGGAGCGCGGCGAGGTAGATCAGGGTCGCGCCGCCCATGTTCATCCAGGTCGAGGCGACGACGAGGGAGAACATCGCGATGTCCGCGTCCTGGAGCCACTGCTGCTCGGGCAGGCGGAGGAGGCCCAGCAGCTCGTTGAGGAGGCCGTACCCCGGGTCGTACAGGTACTGGAAGAGCAGGACGCCGGCGACCGGCGGAAGCATCACCGGCAGGTAGACCAGGAGCCGCAGGTACCCCTTGCCGTGCCGGAACTCGTTGATCGTGATCGCCAGGACGAAGGGCACGGCGAAGCCCAGGACCAGGGCGAGGGTGGTGAACCAGAGGGTGTTGCCCCAGGCCTGCCAGAAGGCCGGATCGTTGAAGACGGTGGTGAAGTTGTCCAGTCCGACCCAGACCGTCCTGCCGCTCTCGGTCTTCTGGAAGGCCAGGAGGAATTCCCTGACCATCGGGTACCAGGAGAACAGGGCGAAACAGACGACGGCGCCGATGAGGAACGCGTGGGCCGTCAGGTTGCGCCGCAGATTCCTGGCGAAGGTGCCGCCGGGAGCCTCGGGGCTCCCCTGGCGCGGCTGGGGGTTGCGGGAACGCGCCGCTCTGCTCGGGGTCAGGCTCGGGGCCGACATTCGTGCTCCTTGGTACGGGACTGCCGTGTCTCCCGGCGGTCCGGACGTGCCGGGCGGGGCGGGCCCGTTGACGACACCCGCCCCGACCGGTCCCGTCACTGGTTGGCGAGGACCTGGTTGACCTGCGTCTCGGCGGTCGAGAGGAGCTTGTCGACGTCGGCGTCCTTGTTGGTGAGGATGCCGGACATCACGTTGTCGAGGACCTTGTAGATCTCCTGGGCCTTCGGAGGCTCGGACTTGCCGGGTACGGGGTTGGCCATGAAGGCCCTGAAGTTGGCGACCGGCATGGTGGCGCTGGCCGCGCGGCCGGCGTCGTCCGTCTTCTTCGACCCGTTCAGCCAGAAGTTCGGCTGCGGGAGGCCGACCGGCAGGTTGTCGGCCTTGGCGCGGGACCAGTCGAACTGGCCCTTGCCGACGGTGAGGTTCTTGAAGTTGAGCCAGGCGATGCCGGCCTTGATCTTGTCGGGCGAGATGCCCTTCTTGATCATGTAGTTGTTGCCGCCGGCGAGGGTGTTCCTGCCCCCGGGGATGGGGCCCATGCCGAAGTTCTCGTACGAGGCGCCGAGCTGCTGGACCATGTACGTGATGTCGTCGGGGGCGGCGAGGAACATGCCGAGCTTGTCGGTGGCGATCTGCTTCTGGAGGTCGCCCCATTTCAGCAGCTGGGTCTTGCCCATGCTGTCGTCGTCCCAGCGCATGGCGCGGAGGTTCTTCGCGACCTGCTTGCCGAGGTCGTTGTTGAACGCCGCCTTCTTGCCGCTCGTGTCGACGATGTCGCCGCCGAGGCTGTACAGCTGGGCGGTGAAGTGCCAGCCGCCGGTGTTGCCGGCGCTGTACTCGCCGAAGCCCGAGACGCCTTCGCCCAGGCCCGCGATCTTCTTCGCGGCGGCGCGGACCTCCTCCCAGGTCTTCGGCGGGGCGTCGGGGTCGAGCCCGGCGTCCTTGAAGAGCTTGCGGTTGATCAGCAGGCCCATCGTGTAGTTGCTCGTCGGCAGGCCGTAGAGCTTGCCGTCCTGCTTGAGGGAGCCGAGGACGTTGGGGTCGATGTCCTTGAGCGCCGGGACCGTCCTGTCGCTGACATACGCGGAGATGTCCTCGGCGCCGTCCTCCGACAGGACCTGCGGCAGGTCGGTGAAGTAGGTGTAGAAGACGTCCGGCTGCGACTTGGCCTTGAGCATCGCGGTGAACCGCGGCGGCTCCAG includes:
- a CDS encoding extracellular solute-binding protein — encoded protein: MRSARLRRTRRASAVTLVSAMTLTALAACGTSSSDDDGDGASQQSRQSGATDASVPLDPKTKVSITIDCMPPAAKAAELKEWKEDVAAFNKTYPNVTIEGRSTPGQCLEPPRFTAMLKAKSQPDVFYTYFTDLPQVLSEDGAEDISAYVSDRTVPALKDIDPNVLGSLKQDGKLYGLPTSNYTMGLLINRKLFKDAGLDPDAPPKTWEEVRAAAKKIAGLGEGVSGFGEYSAGNTGGWHFTAQLYSLGGDIVDTSGKKAAFNNDLGKQVAKNLRAMRWDDDSMGKTQLLKWGDLQKQIATDKLGMFLAAPDDITYMVQQLGASYENFGMGPIPGGRNTLAGGNNYMIKKGISPDKIKAGIAWLNFKNLTVGKGQFDWSRAKADNLPVGLPQPNFWLNGSKKTDDAGRAASATMPVANFRAFMANPVPGKSEPPKAQEIYKVLDNVMSGILTNKDADVDKLLSTAETQVNQVLANQ
- a CDS encoding carbohydrate ABC transporter permease, translated to MSAPSLTPSRAARSRNPQPRQGSPEAPGGTFARNLRRNLTAHAFLIGAVVCFALFSWYPMVREFLLAFQKTESGRTVWVGLDNFTTVFNDPAFWQAWGNTLWFTTLALVLGFAVPFVLAITINEFRHGKGYLRLLVYLPVMLPPVAGVLLFQYLYDPGYGLLNELLGLLRLPEQQWLQDADIAMFSLVVASTWMNMGGATLIYLAALQGIPGELYEAAELDGAGLLRRIWHVTIPQTRLILSLMFLMQIIATMQVFVEPFLLTGGAGPEGSTTTVVYLIYQYAFNFNNYGAAAALGLLLLVLLAGFSAAYAKLSRSEDA
- a CDS encoding carbohydrate ABC transporter permease, which gives rise to MSTRTLISPAVLARRRGKRLYWSAFALVTGGFTLVFLGPLYWLVSSGFKDTQEVVRTPPTLVPESFTPENYSRAWEVMDLSSLLFNTFYYAFGALAFQLVLDVAAAYSLSKLRPVLGKAILGMMLVTLMIPATVLVVPQYLTVLDVPVVERNLLNTPWAIWLPSVTNAFNIFLLKRFFDSIPRELLDAASMDGASPTRILWSIVLPISRPILGVVSIFAVVGVWKDFLWPMLTLPDPAKQTLNVGIYSLSNGVPVNVLIAALTIASLPTLLVFLVFQRNIMGGLTAGGLKG